In Ischnura elegans chromosome 6, ioIscEleg1.1, whole genome shotgun sequence, one genomic interval encodes:
- the LOC124161202 gene encoding RNA-binding protein squid isoform X1, whose protein sequence is MADNQEYEDMANGEFAQDSGEQNFEQQQEEQMNGEGMEGEGGEEGNEAGGQVVPTDSGSAEAPGRDDDRKLFVGGLSWETTDKELREHFSKYGEIESINVKTDPNTGRSRGFAFIVFSQAEAIDKVLSAGDHVINSKKVDPKKAKARHGKIFVGGLVPELPDDEIKNFFSQFGSIVEVEMPYDKSKSQRKGFCFITFDSEQVVQELLKTPKQIICGKEVDVKKATPKPDAMGIRGRGGAGGGGGRGGRGRGRGGRGARGGWGNQGWGNQGYGNYGYNQGYGSGYGYGNYDYYGGGYGNYGYGGYDYTGYNYGNYDYGYGNNYDGGYGRGGRGKGSQGYGGGKQRGGSRQVHRPQPY, encoded by the exons ATGGCCGATAATCAGGAATACGAGGATATGGCAAATGGTGAATTTGCTCAGGATTCTGGTGAACAGAATTTCGAACAGCAACAAGAAGAACAAATGAACGGTGAGGGAATGGAGGGAGAAGGAGGCGAGGAAGGAAATGAAGCCGGAGGACAAGTAGTGCCAACAGACAGTGGCAGTGCGGAAGCTCCAGGACGTGATGATGACAG GAAACTCTTTGTCGGTGGATTGAGCTGGGAGACAACTGACA AGGAATTGAGGGAACATTTCAGTAAATATGGTGAAATCGAAAGCATTAATGTTAAGACAGACCCAAACACAGGAAGGTCTCGTGGTTTTGCATTTATTGTCTTCTCTCAGGCTGAGGCCATCGATAAG GTTTTGTCAGCTGGCGATCATGTAATTAACAGCAAGAAAGTTGACCCAAAGAAAGCTAAGGCCAGGCATGGTAAAATCTTTGTTGGAGGTCTTGTCCCAGAGTTACCTGAtgatgaaatcaaaaatttctTCTCACAGTTTGGTTCG ATAGTAGAGGTTGAGATGCCATATGACAAGTCCAAGAGCCAGAGGAAAGGATTCTGTTTCATTACTTTTGATTCCGAACAAGTCGTTCAGGAGCTGTTGAAGACCCCCAAGCAAATAATCTGTGGAAAGGag GTTGATGTTAAGAAAGCTACACCTAAACCTGATGCCATGGGCATTCGTGGTCGTGGTGGtgcaggtggtggtggtggccgTGGAGGAAGGGGAAGGGGCAGAGGAGGACGTGGTGCCAGGGGag GCTGGGGAAACCAAGGATGGGGTAACCAAGGTTATGGAAACTATGGTTACAATCAAGGATATGGAAGTGGTTATG GATATGGAAACTATGACTATTATGGAGGTGGATACGGAAATTATGGCTATGGAGGATATGATTACACTGGATACAACTATGGAAACTACG ACTACGGATATGGGAATAATTATGATGGAGGATACGGAAGAGGTGGCCGTGGGAAAG GTAGTCAAGGTTACGGTGGTGGCAAGCAGAGGGGAGGTAGCCGTCAGGTCCATAGACCCCAGCCATATTAA
- the LOC124161202 gene encoding RNA-binding protein squid isoform X4, whose translation MADNQEYEDMANGEFAQDSGEQNFEQQQEEQMNGEGMEGEGGEEGNEAGGQVVPTDSGSAEAPGRDDDRKLFVGGLSWETTDKELREHFSKYGEIESINVKTDPNTGRSRGFAFIVFSQAEAIDKVLSAGDHVINSKKVDPKKAKARHGKIFVGGLVPELPDDEIKNFFSQFGSIVEVEMPYDKSKSQRKGFCFITFDSEQVVQELLKTPKQIICGKEVDVKKATPKPDAMGIRGRGGAGGGGGRGGRGRGRGGRGARGGYGNYDYYGGGYGNYGYGGYDYTGYNYGNYDYGYGNNYDGGYGRGGRGKGSQGYGGGKQRGGSRQVHRPQPY comes from the exons ATGGCCGATAATCAGGAATACGAGGATATGGCAAATGGTGAATTTGCTCAGGATTCTGGTGAACAGAATTTCGAACAGCAACAAGAAGAACAAATGAACGGTGAGGGAATGGAGGGAGAAGGAGGCGAGGAAGGAAATGAAGCCGGAGGACAAGTAGTGCCAACAGACAGTGGCAGTGCGGAAGCTCCAGGACGTGATGATGACAG GAAACTCTTTGTCGGTGGATTGAGCTGGGAGACAACTGACA AGGAATTGAGGGAACATTTCAGTAAATATGGTGAAATCGAAAGCATTAATGTTAAGACAGACCCAAACACAGGAAGGTCTCGTGGTTTTGCATTTATTGTCTTCTCTCAGGCTGAGGCCATCGATAAG GTTTTGTCAGCTGGCGATCATGTAATTAACAGCAAGAAAGTTGACCCAAAGAAAGCTAAGGCCAGGCATGGTAAAATCTTTGTTGGAGGTCTTGTCCCAGAGTTACCTGAtgatgaaatcaaaaatttctTCTCACAGTTTGGTTCG ATAGTAGAGGTTGAGATGCCATATGACAAGTCCAAGAGCCAGAGGAAAGGATTCTGTTTCATTACTTTTGATTCCGAACAAGTCGTTCAGGAGCTGTTGAAGACCCCCAAGCAAATAATCTGTGGAAAGGag GTTGATGTTAAGAAAGCTACACCTAAACCTGATGCCATGGGCATTCGTGGTCGTGGTGGtgcaggtggtggtggtggccgTGGAGGAAGGGGAAGGGGCAGAGGAGGACGTGGTGCCAGGGGag GATATGGAAACTATGACTATTATGGAGGTGGATACGGAAATTATGGCTATGGAGGATATGATTACACTGGATACAACTATGGAAACTACG ACTACGGATATGGGAATAATTATGATGGAGGATACGGAAGAGGTGGCCGTGGGAAAG GTAGTCAAGGTTACGGTGGTGGCAAGCAGAGGGGAGGTAGCCGTCAGGTCCATAGACCCCAGCCATATTAA
- the LOC124161202 gene encoding RNA-binding protein squid isoform X2 translates to MADNQEYEDMANGEFAQDSGEQNFEQQQEEQMNGEGMEGEGGEEGNEAGGQVVPTDSGSAEAPGRDDDRKLFVGGLSWETTDKELREHFSKYGEIESINVKTDPNTGRSRGFAFIVFSQAEAIDKVLSAGDHVINSKKVDPKKAKARHGKIFVGGLVPELPDDEIKNFFSQFGSIVEVEMPYDKSKSQRKGFCFITFDSEQVVQELLKTPKQIICGKEVDVKKATPKPDAMGIRGRGGAGGGGGRGGRGRGRGGRGARGGWGNQGWGNQGYGNYGYNQGYGSGYGYGNYDYYGGGYGNYGYGGYDYTGYNYGNYGSQGYGGGKQRGGSRQVHRPQPY, encoded by the exons ATGGCCGATAATCAGGAATACGAGGATATGGCAAATGGTGAATTTGCTCAGGATTCTGGTGAACAGAATTTCGAACAGCAACAAGAAGAACAAATGAACGGTGAGGGAATGGAGGGAGAAGGAGGCGAGGAAGGAAATGAAGCCGGAGGACAAGTAGTGCCAACAGACAGTGGCAGTGCGGAAGCTCCAGGACGTGATGATGACAG GAAACTCTTTGTCGGTGGATTGAGCTGGGAGACAACTGACA AGGAATTGAGGGAACATTTCAGTAAATATGGTGAAATCGAAAGCATTAATGTTAAGACAGACCCAAACACAGGAAGGTCTCGTGGTTTTGCATTTATTGTCTTCTCTCAGGCTGAGGCCATCGATAAG GTTTTGTCAGCTGGCGATCATGTAATTAACAGCAAGAAAGTTGACCCAAAGAAAGCTAAGGCCAGGCATGGTAAAATCTTTGTTGGAGGTCTTGTCCCAGAGTTACCTGAtgatgaaatcaaaaatttctTCTCACAGTTTGGTTCG ATAGTAGAGGTTGAGATGCCATATGACAAGTCCAAGAGCCAGAGGAAAGGATTCTGTTTCATTACTTTTGATTCCGAACAAGTCGTTCAGGAGCTGTTGAAGACCCCCAAGCAAATAATCTGTGGAAAGGag GTTGATGTTAAGAAAGCTACACCTAAACCTGATGCCATGGGCATTCGTGGTCGTGGTGGtgcaggtggtggtggtggccgTGGAGGAAGGGGAAGGGGCAGAGGAGGACGTGGTGCCAGGGGag GCTGGGGAAACCAAGGATGGGGTAACCAAGGTTATGGAAACTATGGTTACAATCAAGGATATGGAAGTGGTTATG GATATGGAAACTATGACTATTATGGAGGTGGATACGGAAATTATGGCTATGGAGGATATGATTACACTGGATACAACTATGGAAACTACG GTAGTCAAGGTTACGGTGGTGGCAAGCAGAGGGGAGGTAGCCGTCAGGTCCATAGACCCCAGCCATATTAA
- the LOC124161202 gene encoding RNA-binding protein squid isoform X6 produces MADNQEYEDMANGEFAQDSGEQNFEQQQEEQMNGEGMEGEGGEEGNEAGGQVVPTDSGSAEAPGRDDDRKLFVGGLSWETTDKELREHFSKYGEIESINVKTDPNTGRSRGFAFIVFSQAEAIDKVLSAGDHVINSKKVDPKKAKARHGKIFVGGLVPELPDDEIKNFFSQFGSIVEVEMPYDKSKSQRKGFCFITFDSEQVVQELLKTPKQIICGKEVDVKKATPKPDAMGIRGRGGAGGGGGRGGRGRGRGGRGARGGYGNYDYYGGGYGNYGYGGYDYTGYNYGNYGSQGYGGGKQRGGSRQVHRPQPY; encoded by the exons ATGGCCGATAATCAGGAATACGAGGATATGGCAAATGGTGAATTTGCTCAGGATTCTGGTGAACAGAATTTCGAACAGCAACAAGAAGAACAAATGAACGGTGAGGGAATGGAGGGAGAAGGAGGCGAGGAAGGAAATGAAGCCGGAGGACAAGTAGTGCCAACAGACAGTGGCAGTGCGGAAGCTCCAGGACGTGATGATGACAG GAAACTCTTTGTCGGTGGATTGAGCTGGGAGACAACTGACA AGGAATTGAGGGAACATTTCAGTAAATATGGTGAAATCGAAAGCATTAATGTTAAGACAGACCCAAACACAGGAAGGTCTCGTGGTTTTGCATTTATTGTCTTCTCTCAGGCTGAGGCCATCGATAAG GTTTTGTCAGCTGGCGATCATGTAATTAACAGCAAGAAAGTTGACCCAAAGAAAGCTAAGGCCAGGCATGGTAAAATCTTTGTTGGAGGTCTTGTCCCAGAGTTACCTGAtgatgaaatcaaaaatttctTCTCACAGTTTGGTTCG ATAGTAGAGGTTGAGATGCCATATGACAAGTCCAAGAGCCAGAGGAAAGGATTCTGTTTCATTACTTTTGATTCCGAACAAGTCGTTCAGGAGCTGTTGAAGACCCCCAAGCAAATAATCTGTGGAAAGGag GTTGATGTTAAGAAAGCTACACCTAAACCTGATGCCATGGGCATTCGTGGTCGTGGTGGtgcaggtggtggtggtggccgTGGAGGAAGGGGAAGGGGCAGAGGAGGACGTGGTGCCAGGGGag GATATGGAAACTATGACTATTATGGAGGTGGATACGGAAATTATGGCTATGGAGGATATGATTACACTGGATACAACTATGGAAACTACG GTAGTCAAGGTTACGGTGGTGGCAAGCAGAGGGGAGGTAGCCGTCAGGTCCATAGACCCCAGCCATATTAA
- the LOC124161202 gene encoding RNA-binding protein squid isoform X5, with translation MADNQEYEDMANGEFAQDSGEQNFEQQQEEQMNGEGMEGEGGEEGNEAGGQVVPTDSGSAEAPGRDDDRKLFVGGLSWETTDKELREHFSKYGEIESINVKTDPNTGRSRGFAFIVFSQAEAIDKVLSAGDHVINSKKVDPKKAKARHGKIFVGGLVPELPDDEIKNFFSQFGSIVEVEMPYDKSKSQRKGFCFITFDSEQVVQELLKTPKQIICGKEVDVKKATPKPDAMGIRGRGGAGGGGGRGGRGRGRGGRGARGGWGNQGWGNQGYGNYGYNQGYGSGYGYGNYDYYGGGYGNYGYGGYDYTGYNYGNYD, from the exons ATGGCCGATAATCAGGAATACGAGGATATGGCAAATGGTGAATTTGCTCAGGATTCTGGTGAACAGAATTTCGAACAGCAACAAGAAGAACAAATGAACGGTGAGGGAATGGAGGGAGAAGGAGGCGAGGAAGGAAATGAAGCCGGAGGACAAGTAGTGCCAACAGACAGTGGCAGTGCGGAAGCTCCAGGACGTGATGATGACAG GAAACTCTTTGTCGGTGGATTGAGCTGGGAGACAACTGACA AGGAATTGAGGGAACATTTCAGTAAATATGGTGAAATCGAAAGCATTAATGTTAAGACAGACCCAAACACAGGAAGGTCTCGTGGTTTTGCATTTATTGTCTTCTCTCAGGCTGAGGCCATCGATAAG GTTTTGTCAGCTGGCGATCATGTAATTAACAGCAAGAAAGTTGACCCAAAGAAAGCTAAGGCCAGGCATGGTAAAATCTTTGTTGGAGGTCTTGTCCCAGAGTTACCTGAtgatgaaatcaaaaatttctTCTCACAGTTTGGTTCG ATAGTAGAGGTTGAGATGCCATATGACAAGTCCAAGAGCCAGAGGAAAGGATTCTGTTTCATTACTTTTGATTCCGAACAAGTCGTTCAGGAGCTGTTGAAGACCCCCAAGCAAATAATCTGTGGAAAGGag GTTGATGTTAAGAAAGCTACACCTAAACCTGATGCCATGGGCATTCGTGGTCGTGGTGGtgcaggtggtggtggtggccgTGGAGGAAGGGGAAGGGGCAGAGGAGGACGTGGTGCCAGGGGag GCTGGGGAAACCAAGGATGGGGTAACCAAGGTTATGGAAACTATGGTTACAATCAAGGATATGGAAGTGGTTATG GATATGGAAACTATGACTATTATGGAGGTGGATACGGAAATTATGGCTATGGAGGATATGATTACACTGGATACAACTATGGAAACTACG ATTAG
- the LOC124161202 gene encoding RNA-binding protein squid isoform X3, whose translation MADNQEYEDMANGEFAQDSGEQNFEQQQEEQMNGEGMEGEGGEEGNEAGGQVVPTDSGSAEAPGRDDDRKLFVGGLSWETTDKELREHFSKYGEIESINVKTDPNTGRSRGFAFIVFSQAEAIDKVLSAGDHVINSKKVDPKKAKARHGKIFVGGLVPELPDDEIKNFFSQFGSIVEVEMPYDKSKSQRKGFCFITFDSEQVVQELLKTPKQIICGKEVDVKKATPKPDAMGIRGRGGAGGGGGRGGRGRGRGGRGARGGWGNQGWGNQGYGNYGYNQGYGSGYGYGNYDYYGGGYGNYGYGGYDYTGYNYGNYDYGYGNNYDGGYGRGGRGKD comes from the exons ATGGCCGATAATCAGGAATACGAGGATATGGCAAATGGTGAATTTGCTCAGGATTCTGGTGAACAGAATTTCGAACAGCAACAAGAAGAACAAATGAACGGTGAGGGAATGGAGGGAGAAGGAGGCGAGGAAGGAAATGAAGCCGGAGGACAAGTAGTGCCAACAGACAGTGGCAGTGCGGAAGCTCCAGGACGTGATGATGACAG GAAACTCTTTGTCGGTGGATTGAGCTGGGAGACAACTGACA AGGAATTGAGGGAACATTTCAGTAAATATGGTGAAATCGAAAGCATTAATGTTAAGACAGACCCAAACACAGGAAGGTCTCGTGGTTTTGCATTTATTGTCTTCTCTCAGGCTGAGGCCATCGATAAG GTTTTGTCAGCTGGCGATCATGTAATTAACAGCAAGAAAGTTGACCCAAAGAAAGCTAAGGCCAGGCATGGTAAAATCTTTGTTGGAGGTCTTGTCCCAGAGTTACCTGAtgatgaaatcaaaaatttctTCTCACAGTTTGGTTCG ATAGTAGAGGTTGAGATGCCATATGACAAGTCCAAGAGCCAGAGGAAAGGATTCTGTTTCATTACTTTTGATTCCGAACAAGTCGTTCAGGAGCTGTTGAAGACCCCCAAGCAAATAATCTGTGGAAAGGag GTTGATGTTAAGAAAGCTACACCTAAACCTGATGCCATGGGCATTCGTGGTCGTGGTGGtgcaggtggtggtggtggccgTGGAGGAAGGGGAAGGGGCAGAGGAGGACGTGGTGCCAGGGGag GCTGGGGAAACCAAGGATGGGGTAACCAAGGTTATGGAAACTATGGTTACAATCAAGGATATGGAAGTGGTTATG GATATGGAAACTATGACTATTATGGAGGTGGATACGGAAATTATGGCTATGGAGGATATGATTACACTGGATACAACTATGGAAACTACG ACTACGGATATGGGAATAATTATGATGGAGGATACGGAAGAGGTGGCCGTGGGAAAG ATTAG